In Candidatus Babeliales bacterium, the following proteins share a genomic window:
- the rpsQ gene encoding 30S ribosomal protein S17 — MVSSEQKVKNVLRGVVVSSKMDKTIVVEHERTYRNAKVQKVMRSVKKYKVHDENGQAQVGDTVEFYEGRPVSKTKYMYLARVVKMQA; from the coding sequence ATGGTAAGTTCAGAACAAAAAGTAAAAAATGTCCTTCGCGGTGTTGTTGTATCTAGCAAGATGGACAAGACTATCGTTGTTGAGCATGAGCGTACTTATCGTAACGCGAAAGTACAAAAGGTAATGAGATCGGTAAAGAAGTATAAAGTCCATGATGAAAATGGTCAGGCGCAAGTAGGGGATACCGTAGAGTTCTACGAAGGTCGTCCTGTTTCAAAAACAAAATATATGTACTTGGCGCGTGTTGTTAAGATGCAAGCGTAA